In one Vulgatibacter incomptus genomic region, the following are encoded:
- the mqnC gene encoding cyclic dehypoxanthinyl futalosine synthase, giving the protein MSRPVRIAASSYLNSRPLLYGLGRGPARERIQIEHAPPSECARRLAEGEVDVGLLPVAAIAQLGLYALPVGCVSAKGRVESILLVGETPIDTWHTVSLDRSSRSSATLARLLLAARGKTDLRYEVRDPYEAAETVGIGRGALLIGDAALELQGRFPYRYDLGEMWNAWTGFPLVTALWAVREPTVDPVILADLQEAVEAGKGAFDQLALAHAVEMGEADPEPYRRYLSESLAFDLGRRERAGLAEYLRRANAAGLLPPEIHFASPMPNRALQRAGIEAILSRAAAGKRISIAESARLLDEAPLAELGAAADERRRQLHPDGHVTYIVERNVNYTNVCTTACRFCAFFRAPGKDGGYTLSWDEIGAKLEALKAAGGVQVLLQGGINPELRLPYYEELVRFIKGHGLRLNGFSPEEIHCLAELEGTSVEAILVRLKDAGLDSVPGGGAEVLVDRVRSRIARKKATSAEWLEVMRIAHRLGMRASATLMYGVGETSFERALHLSKLRDLQDETGGFTAFICWPYQDGGLKLRGDQEGAGEYLRMLAVSRLTLDNFENLQASWPTMGPTVGQAALHFGANDFGQVMFEENVVSAAGSVFSMNSAGIERHIRDAGFVPVRRNGLYGRLEDAA; this is encoded by the coding sequence GTGAGCAGGCCGGTTCGCATCGCGGCGTCGAGTTACTTGAACTCGCGGCCGCTCCTCTACGGCCTCGGCCGCGGCCCGGCCCGCGAGCGGATCCAGATCGAGCACGCGCCGCCTTCGGAGTGCGCCCGCCGCCTCGCGGAAGGCGAGGTCGACGTCGGGCTCCTCCCCGTCGCCGCGATCGCGCAGCTCGGCCTCTACGCGCTGCCCGTTGGCTGCGTGTCGGCGAAGGGCCGCGTGGAGAGCATCCTGCTCGTCGGCGAGACGCCGATCGACACCTGGCACACCGTCTCGCTCGATCGCTCCAGCCGTTCCTCCGCGACCCTGGCGCGGCTGCTCCTCGCCGCCCGCGGAAAGACGGATCTCCGCTACGAGGTGCGCGATCCCTACGAGGCCGCCGAAACGGTGGGCATCGGACGCGGCGCGCTGCTCATCGGCGACGCCGCCCTCGAGCTGCAGGGCCGCTTCCCCTACCGCTACGACCTCGGCGAGATGTGGAACGCCTGGACCGGCTTCCCCCTCGTCACGGCGCTGTGGGCGGTGCGGGAGCCCACCGTGGATCCGGTGATCCTCGCCGACCTCCAGGAGGCGGTGGAGGCGGGGAAGGGGGCCTTCGACCAGCTCGCGCTCGCCCACGCGGTGGAGATGGGCGAGGCGGATCCCGAGCCCTACCGGCGTTACCTCTCGGAGTCGCTGGCCTTCGATCTGGGCCGCAGGGAGCGCGCGGGCCTCGCGGAGTACCTGCGCCGCGCCAACGCGGCGGGCCTGCTCCCGCCCGAGATCCACTTCGCGTCGCCGATGCCCAACCGGGCGCTCCAGCGCGCGGGGATCGAGGCGATCCTGAGCCGCGCCGCCGCCGGCAAGCGGATCTCGATCGCCGAGTCCGCGAGGCTCCTCGACGAGGCGCCGCTGGCCGAGCTCGGCGCGGCTGCCGACGAGCGCCGCCGGCAGCTCCACCCGGACGGCCACGTCACCTACATCGTCGAGCGCAACGTCAACTACACCAACGTCTGCACCACGGCGTGCCGCTTCTGCGCCTTCTTCCGGGCTCCGGGGAAGGACGGCGGCTACACGCTCTCGTGGGACGAGATCGGCGCGAAGCTCGAGGCGCTGAAGGCGGCGGGCGGCGTCCAGGTGCTCCTGCAGGGCGGCATCAACCCGGAGCTGCGCCTGCCGTACTACGAGGAGCTCGTCCGCTTCATCAAGGGCCACGGCCTGCGGCTGAACGGCTTCTCGCCAGAGGAGATCCACTGCCTGGCGGAGCTCGAGGGCACCAGCGTCGAGGCGATCCTGGTCCGGCTCAAGGACGCCGGCCTCGACTCCGTCCCCGGCGGCGGGGCCGAGGTGCTGGTCGATCGGGTGCGATCGCGGATCGCCCGGAAGAAGGCGACAAGCGCCGAGTGGCTCGAGGTGATGCGGATCGCCCACCGCCTCGGTATGAGGGCGTCGGCCACGCTGATGTACGGCGTCGGCGAGACCTCGTTCGAGCGCGCGCTCCACCTCTCGAAGCTGCGCGATCTCCAGGACGAGACGGGCGGTTTCACGGCCTTCATCTGCTGGCCCTACCAGGACGGCGGCCTCAAGCTCCGCGGCGACCAGGAGGGCGCCGGCGAGTACCTGCGCATGCTCGCGGTCTCGCGGCTCACCCTCGACAACTTCGAGAACCTGCAGGCCTCGTGGCCGACGATGGGCCCCACCGTGGGCCAGGCGGCGCTCCACTTCGGCGCCAACGACTTCGGCCAGGTGATGTTCGAGGAGAACGTGGTCTCCGCGGCGGGATCGGTGTTCTCGATGAACTCCGCCGGGATCGAGCGGCACATCCGCGACGCGGGCTTCGTGCCCGTCCGGCGCAACGGCCTCTATGGCCGGCTGGAGGACGCGGCGTGA
- a CDS encoding amidohydrolase family protein produces the protein MSLDRARLLVGDALWSPGTGLVEPQGSGGCGAAAVLDRDGNVLELGSARELAERHPELPRDEGRGLLLPGLVDCHAHLECAALEGKVPGGDGLSAWVSRLLRVRAGISRDALTEAARLAAKGMRELGTVAVGDVCTLLATAGILAEADLLGSSFLEVVGANEEDSIRALEDARAREASNPGTDRVAVRLVPHSAHGTTASALRALAGPSDVSASVDMADEAIALENPGLYAAGLALAGEGAVDVEAGLATGWGACDVPGVRSIHVDEHADEREWMTSGTGPFAAFLSGKGATSPRLSSVPYLDSLGALGSETLLVHMVLASPDELELARSRGATAVLCPRSNLHIGGRLPDLRAIRAAGVPYALGTDSLASTPDHDLLGEVRALAKAFPEIPLGELLAAATTGGAAALGLRSHPWVRIAKERIPELFERRAP, from the coding sequence GTGAGCCTCGATCGCGCGAGGCTCCTCGTCGGCGACGCGCTCTGGTCCCCTGGCACGGGCCTCGTGGAGCCGCAGGGGTCTGGGGGGTGCGGCGCCGCCGCCGTTCTGGACCGCGACGGGAACGTCCTCGAGCTGGGTTCGGCCCGTGAGCTCGCCGAGCGGCACCCCGAGCTTCCTCGGGACGAGGGGCGCGGGCTGCTCCTTCCCGGCCTCGTGGACTGCCACGCGCACCTGGAGTGTGCGGCCCTCGAGGGCAAGGTGCCCGGCGGCGACGGCCTCTCGGCCTGGGTCTCGCGGCTCCTGCGCGTGCGCGCCGGGATCTCCCGCGACGCACTCACGGAGGCGGCGCGGCTCGCCGCCAAGGGGATGCGCGAGCTGGGGACTGTGGCCGTCGGCGACGTCTGCACGCTGCTCGCCACCGCGGGAATCCTCGCGGAGGCCGACCTCCTCGGGAGCTCGTTCCTGGAGGTCGTGGGCGCCAACGAAGAGGACTCGATCCGCGCCCTCGAGGACGCCCGCGCACGGGAGGCATCGAATCCGGGGACCGATCGAGTCGCGGTGCGCCTCGTTCCCCACTCGGCCCACGGCACGACCGCCAGCGCGCTCCGGGCTCTCGCCGGACCGTCAGACGTCTCGGCGAGCGTGGACATGGCCGACGAGGCGATCGCCCTCGAGAATCCCGGCCTCTACGCCGCCGGGCTGGCCCTGGCGGGCGAGGGGGCCGTCGACGTCGAGGCGGGCCTCGCGACCGGATGGGGCGCTTGCGACGTCCCGGGCGTGCGCAGCATCCACGTGGACGAGCACGCGGACGAGCGGGAGTGGATGACCTCGGGGACGGGGCCCTTCGCCGCCTTCCTCTCGGGCAAGGGCGCGACGTCTCCCCGCCTCTCGTCCGTGCCCTACCTCGACTCCCTCGGCGCGCTCGGCAGCGAGACCCTGCTCGTGCACATGGTGCTGGCTTCGCCGGACGAGCTCGAGCTGGCGCGGTCGAGGGGGGCGACGGCGGTGCTCTGCCCCCGCAGCAACCTGCACATCGGCGGCAGGCTCCCGGACCTGCGCGCGATCCGCGCGGCGGGGGTTCCCTACGCGCTGGGCACCGACTCGCTCGCGTCCACGCCCGATCACGATCTCCTGGGCGAGGTTCGTGCGCTCGCCAAGGCCTTCCCCGAGATCCCGCTCGGCGAGCTCCTCGCTGCCGCCACCACCGGTGGCGCCGCGGCGCTGGGTCTCCGCAGCCACCCCTGGGTGCGGATCGCCAAGGAGCGCATCCCCGAGCTCTTCGAGAGGCGCGCGCCATGA
- a CDS encoding 4-hydroxybenzoate octaprenyltransferase produces MSAMVLELGRLVRFSHTVFSVPFAVAAAAVASVDHPITLRVALLVLICVTGARTAAMGYNRIADREIDAKNPRTAKRELPKGAVSIRAAGLLTAVSGAAFLGAAFLISPLTGVLAVVALPLALGYSLAKRFTWLCHFWLGVVLALAPIGAWVAVAGRFDAFPILLGAGVLCWIGGFDIVYALADMDFDRREGLHSFPARFGPRVTLATSAVLHLFAPLFFVAAGVASGRGPSYFAGVACAAAALLAGQIVTLRGGKGDAVFNANGWVSLLFGAAAVVDVVLSGAVA; encoded by the coding sequence ATGAGCGCGATGGTCCTCGAGCTGGGGCGGCTCGTCCGCTTCTCCCACACCGTCTTCTCCGTGCCCTTCGCCGTCGCGGCGGCGGCGGTGGCGTCGGTCGATCACCCCATCACCCTGCGTGTCGCACTCCTGGTGTTGATCTGTGTCACAGGCGCGCGCACGGCGGCGATGGGCTACAACCGGATCGCCGACCGCGAGATCGACGCGAAGAACCCGCGCACCGCGAAGCGGGAGCTGCCCAAGGGCGCCGTCTCGATTCGCGCCGCCGGGCTCCTCACCGCGGTCTCCGGCGCCGCCTTCCTCGGCGCGGCCTTCCTGATCTCGCCCCTCACGGGTGTCCTCGCCGTGGTGGCGCTCCCGCTGGCCCTGGGCTATAGCCTCGCCAAGCGCTTCACCTGGCTCTGCCACTTCTGGCTCGGGGTCGTCCTCGCCCTCGCGCCCATCGGCGCCTGGGTCGCGGTGGCCGGGCGCTTCGACGCCTTCCCGATCCTCCTCGGCGCCGGCGTGCTCTGCTGGATCGGCGGGTTCGACATCGTCTACGCCCTCGCCGACATGGACTTCGACAGGCGGGAGGGGCTGCACTCCTTCCCGGCGCGCTTCGGGCCCCGCGTCACGCTGGCGACCTCTGCCGTGCTCCACCTCTTCGCGCCCCTCTTCTTCGTCGCCGCCGGCGTTGCGTCAGGGCGGGGGCCGAGCTACTTCGCCGGCGTGGCCTGCGCCGCCGCCGCCCTCCTCGCCGGGCAGATCGTCACCCTGCGCGGCGGAAAGGGAGACGCCGTCTTCAACGCCAACGGTTGGGTCTCCCTCCTCTTCGGCGCCGCCGCCGTGGTGGATGTCGTCCTCAGCGGAGCCGTCGCTTGA
- the aroF gene encoding 3-deoxy-7-phosphoheptulonate synthase, whose product MILLLEKNAPEGASRDLLQLAARLGLPARTMGGSWGRQAVEVDDPVPARLLRTLRAAPHVEELLSRPRANPLVELEGDEGVRPVRVGDLAIGGGDLVLAAGPCAVESEDQVEAAALAAARSGARLLRGGAYKPRTRPGDFQGLGLQALRWMRAAADRHGLLVVTEALDPASCDEVAEWADVIQIGARTMQATSLLKAAARSGRPVLLKRGLSATLDEWLGAAEYLAAGGAPGVILCERGSRSFETSTRFSLDVGVIAAARLRTHLPILADPSHPAGRRALVRPLARAAIAAGADGLLVEAHPDPSCARCDGPQALLLDELEDLAREMADVGASVGRTFADPRERRAASGV is encoded by the coding sequence TTGATCCTGCTTCTCGAAAAGAACGCGCCGGAGGGCGCCTCTCGCGACCTCCTGCAGCTCGCCGCGCGCCTGGGCCTTCCGGCCCGGACGATGGGCGGGAGCTGGGGCCGCCAGGCCGTGGAGGTGGACGATCCCGTCCCCGCCCGGCTGCTGCGCACGCTCCGCGCGGCGCCCCACGTGGAGGAGCTCCTCTCGAGGCCCAGGGCCAACCCCCTGGTCGAGCTCGAGGGCGACGAGGGCGTCCGCCCGGTGCGGGTCGGCGACCTCGCGATCGGCGGCGGCGACCTCGTGCTCGCCGCGGGCCCCTGCGCCGTGGAGAGCGAGGATCAGGTGGAGGCGGCGGCCCTCGCTGCGGCGCGGTCCGGAGCCCGGCTCCTCCGCGGCGGCGCGTACAAGCCCCGCACGCGTCCGGGCGACTTCCAGGGCCTCGGGCTCCAGGCGCTCCGTTGGATGCGCGCAGCCGCCGATCGCCACGGTCTCCTGGTGGTCACCGAGGCCCTCGACCCCGCCTCGTGCGACGAGGTGGCCGAGTGGGCCGACGTGATCCAGATCGGCGCCCGCACCATGCAGGCGACCTCGCTCCTCAAGGCGGCGGCCCGCTCCGGTCGCCCGGTGCTCCTCAAGCGCGGCCTCTCCGCCACCTTGGACGAGTGGCTCGGGGCCGCCGAGTACCTCGCCGCCGGCGGCGCGCCGGGCGTGATCCTTTGCGAGCGGGGATCCCGCTCCTTCGAGACCTCCACGCGCTTCAGCCTGGACGTGGGTGTGATCGCCGCGGCCCGGCTCCGGACCCACCTCCCCATCCTCGCCGATCCCTCGCATCCTGCCGGGCGGCGCGCGCTGGTGCGGCCCCTGGCCCGCGCCGCCATCGCCGCAGGGGCGGACGGCCTCCTGGTCGAGGCCCATCCGGATCCCTCCTGCGCCCGCTGCGACGGCCCTCAGGCGCTGCTCCTCGACGAGCTCGAGGACCTGGCCCGCGAGATGGCCGACGTGGGCGCCTCCGTCGGTCGGACCTTCGCCGATCCCCGCGAGCGGCGGGCGGCCTCCGGCGTCTAG
- a CDS encoding MqnA/MqnD/SBP family protein, whose product MRTIHLAYSDDADDAAMFLAIERGHVTVPGVRFEHFRSDIHTLNGLASRGEADVCAVSVAHVPRVMDRYDLLPHGGSVGRGYGPVVVAFTESAPLRRVGVPGLSTTAAAVLRLAAPEAELVEMVGASLADTVSALREGRIDAAVLVHEGRLVYQQVGLKLLLDLGAYWEKEAGLPLPLGANVIRRDLGPELVEALIAALGESIRWSVENRDVVLDALGEHGASRGLDRAGLSHYLDLYANDDTVGYDATCQKAIAELLRRIA is encoded by the coding sequence ATGCGAACCATCCACCTCGCCTATTCCGACGACGCCGATGACGCCGCGATGTTCCTCGCCATCGAGCGGGGACACGTCACCGTGCCCGGCGTCCGCTTCGAGCACTTCCGCTCGGACATCCACACCCTGAACGGCCTCGCCTCCCGCGGTGAGGCCGACGTCTGCGCCGTGAGCGTGGCCCACGTGCCGCGGGTGATGGACCGTTACGACCTCCTGCCCCATGGCGGCAGCGTCGGCCGAGGCTACGGCCCTGTGGTCGTGGCATTTACTGAGAGTGCCCCTCTTCGGCGGGTGGGCGTGCCTGGCCTCTCCACCACCGCCGCCGCCGTGCTGCGCCTCGCCGCACCGGAGGCGGAGCTCGTGGAGATGGTGGGCGCGTCGCTGGCCGACACGGTCTCCGCCCTTCGCGAGGGGCGGATCGACGCCGCCGTCCTCGTCCACGAGGGCCGTCTCGTCTACCAGCAGGTCGGCCTGAAGCTCCTCCTCGACCTGGGCGCCTACTGGGAGAAGGAGGCGGGCCTCCCGCTGCCCCTGGGCGCCAACGTGATCCGCCGCGACCTCGGGCCCGAGCTGGTAGAGGCGCTGATCGCGGCCCTCGGCGAGTCGATCCGCTGGTCCGTCGAGAACCGCGACGTCGTCCTCGACGCCCTCGGGGAGCACGGCGCCTCCCGCGGCCTCGACCGCGCCGGCCTCTCGCACTACCTCGACCTCTACGCAAACGACGACACGGTCGGCTACGACGCTACCTGCCAAAAGGCGATCGCCGAGCTCCTCCGCCGGATCGCCTGA
- a CDS encoding glycosyltransferase family 4 protein, translated as MSQPLEILFVSSFPASPPTFGAQRRIDGLMRSLSRRHRVSFVSLLPPDLDAERAERAMKEYCRDVVFVPWAEASGLPKRLAQLRSLVSIYSYERRYMNGPDLQLALGRLLRSRRFDLVSVETPFQAFSRLRQAPSGAPSPCVLIDAHNVEFDLARQYFEQSAGLARRLHHEVNWRKLQREELAAWRAVDGVAFTSPDDEARARALVPAIRSAIVPNGVDVEQFRPAPEVPPSGTRTIVFFGTMDYFPNLDAVRWLFREIWPLLSQRDPDLRLKIIGASPPSDVLAHQGPRVDIAGLVDDLQRHLVAADAIIVPLRVGGGTRLKILESLAMGKAVISTKLGAEGIAARSGEHLLIADEPKDFAEAVHRVLEDRSLARELGRKGRELVERRYAWSAIGEEMERFVYQVIEGAPGAARRAS; from the coding sequence ATGAGCCAGCCTCTCGAGATCCTCTTCGTCTCCTCGTTCCCTGCGAGCCCGCCCACCTTCGGCGCCCAGCGTCGGATCGACGGGCTTATGCGCTCGCTCTCCCGGCGCCATCGGGTGTCGTTCGTCAGCCTCCTGCCTCCGGATCTCGATGCGGAGCGCGCCGAGCGCGCGATGAAGGAGTATTGCCGGGACGTCGTCTTCGTCCCCTGGGCGGAGGCGTCCGGGCTCCCGAAGCGCCTCGCACAGCTCCGATCGCTCGTTTCGATCTACAGCTACGAGCGCCGCTACATGAACGGCCCCGATCTGCAGCTCGCCCTGGGTCGACTGCTGCGGTCGAGGCGCTTCGATCTGGTGAGCGTCGAGACGCCGTTCCAGGCGTTCAGCCGCCTCCGCCAGGCGCCGAGCGGAGCGCCTTCACCATGCGTGCTGATCGACGCGCACAACGTCGAGTTCGACCTCGCGCGGCAGTACTTCGAGCAGAGCGCCGGTCTCGCCCGGCGGCTGCACCACGAGGTGAACTGGCGAAAGCTCCAGCGCGAGGAGCTTGCTGCCTGGAGGGCCGTGGACGGGGTCGCCTTCACGTCGCCGGACGATGAGGCCAGGGCGCGCGCGCTCGTCCCCGCGATCCGCTCCGCCATCGTCCCGAACGGCGTCGACGTCGAGCAGTTCCGCCCGGCACCGGAGGTCCCTCCGTCCGGCACCCGCACGATCGTCTTCTTCGGGACGATGGATTACTTCCCGAACCTGGACGCAGTCCGCTGGCTCTTCCGCGAGATCTGGCCGCTCCTCTCGCAGCGCGATCCCGACCTGCGCCTGAAGATCATCGGCGCGAGCCCGCCGTCCGACGTTCTCGCCCACCAGGGCCCGCGCGTGGACATCGCGGGGCTGGTGGACGATCTCCAGAGGCATCTCGTAGCGGCCGACGCGATCATCGTGCCGCTCCGGGTGGGCGGCGGGACGAGGCTCAAGATCCTCGAGTCCCTCGCCATGGGGAAGGCGGTGATCTCCACGAAGCTCGGCGCAGAGGGGATCGCCGCCCGCTCCGGCGAGCACCTCTTGATCGCGGACGAGCCGAAGGACTTCGCCGAGGCCGTCCACCGCGTGCTCGAGGATCGCTCCCTGGCGAGAGAGCTCGGACGAAAGGGCCGGGAGCTGGTGGAGCGCCGCTACGCCTGGAGCGCCATCGGGGAGGAGATGGAGCGGTTCGTGTACCAGGTGATCGAGGGCGCGCCGGGCGCGGCTCGCAGGGCCAGCTGA
- a CDS encoding glycosyltransferase family 4 protein codes for MSAKLRALILAEWANPESSSVALIGWSLAQALGRRVDVHLVTRAENAVPIGRAGWREGKDFTAIDTSRVNRPVARIEDAARKAGFGWTLSTALSAVPHAWFEHLTWRRFGDAIRRRDFDVVHRITPVSPTVPSSLAPRCKAAGTPFVLGPLNGGVPWPKEFRGALHTEGEWLSYLRGAHRLVPGYRATRLASSAILTGSEHLWGELRAHRERCVYMPENAIDPARVHAERGPREAGPLRVAFVGRLVAYKGADMLVEAAAPLIRSGRMTLDFIGDGPQMGSLRKQIHAEGIQGGVTMAGWIHDQRQVAPRLSRADVFGFPSVREFGGGAVLEAMALGLAPVIVDYAGPRELVTDRTGFRVPIGPRHSIVAGFRRILGELAAHPERAREVGERARARVLRHFTWDVKVAQILEVYEWVLGRRERPDFGMPFPDADEERGAASSVTRTA; via the coding sequence ATGAGCGCGAAGCTGCGAGCCCTGATCCTGGCCGAGTGGGCGAACCCGGAGTCGTCGAGCGTCGCGCTCATCGGCTGGAGCCTCGCGCAGGCCCTCGGGCGCAGGGTGGACGTCCACCTCGTCACCCGTGCGGAGAACGCCGTGCCAATCGGGAGGGCCGGCTGGCGCGAAGGGAAGGACTTCACCGCGATCGATACCTCGCGCGTGAATCGGCCCGTCGCCCGGATCGAAGACGCCGCTCGAAAGGCCGGCTTCGGCTGGACCCTCTCGACGGCGCTCTCCGCCGTTCCCCACGCCTGGTTCGAGCACCTGACGTGGCGCAGGTTCGGAGACGCGATCCGTCGCCGCGACTTCGACGTGGTGCACCGGATCACGCCGGTGAGCCCCACGGTGCCGAGCTCCCTGGCCCCCCGCTGCAAGGCGGCCGGCACGCCCTTCGTGCTCGGTCCGCTCAACGGCGGCGTGCCCTGGCCGAAGGAATTCCGGGGCGCCCTGCACACGGAGGGCGAGTGGCTCTCGTATTTGCGGGGCGCACACCGGCTGGTCCCCGGCTACCGCGCCACGCGCCTCGCCTCCTCGGCGATCCTGACGGGCTCGGAGCACCTCTGGGGTGAGCTGAGAGCGCATCGCGAGCGCTGCGTCTACATGCCCGAGAACGCGATCGATCCGGCCCGCGTCCATGCCGAGCGCGGCCCGCGCGAGGCCGGTCCCCTTCGGGTCGCCTTCGTCGGCCGTCTCGTCGCCTACAAGGGCGCGGACATGCTCGTCGAGGCCGCGGCGCCGCTGATCCGTTCGGGGCGCATGACGCTCGACTTCATCGGCGACGGGCCGCAGATGGGGAGCTTGCGTAAGCAGATCCACGCGGAAGGGATCCAGGGCGGCGTCACGATGGCCGGATGGATTCACGATCAGCGCCAGGTGGCACCTCGGCTCTCGCGCGCCGACGTCTTCGGATTCCCGAGCGTCCGGGAGTTCGGCGGTGGCGCCGTCCTGGAGGCGATGGCGTTGGGCCTGGCGCCCGTGATCGTCGACTACGCGGGCCCAAGGGAGCTCGTCACCGATCGCACGGGTTTCCGCGTGCCGATCGGGCCCCGACACTCGATCGTCGCGGGTTTCCGACGGATCCTCGGCGAGCTCGCCGCACATCCGGAGCGGGCACGAGAGGTCGGCGAGAGGGCGCGGGCGCGCGTGCTCCGGCATTTCACCTGGGACGTCAAGGTGGCCCAGATCCTCGAGGTCTACGAATGGGTCCTTGGGCGCCGGGAGCGTCCCGATTTCGGGATGCCGTTCCCGGACGCGGACGAGGAGCGCGGGGCCGCTTCGTCCGTCACCCGGACCGCGTGA
- a CDS encoding glycosyltransferase — protein sequence MPESGTRPANRYVLISPCRNEAAYVRRTLDSVAAQTVKPALWVVVDDGSTDDTPRILAEYQERLPYLRVVRRENRGHRAVGPGVIEAFYAGLETVDLDSFDFLCKLDVDLVLPERYFEILLSRMEAEPRLGTCSGKPWFDHPVTGKRLPEACGDEMSAGFSKFYRVSCFREIGGFVRQVMWDGIDCHRARMLGWIARAYNDEEVRVLHLRPMGSSGHGILEGRVRHGFGQYFMGSSPLFVTASAVSRLAMHPRLTGSVAMLWGYYSSAAKGLPRYDDPEFRKFLRSYQRLSLAIGKRRAIAKLNRERAGIWEARHTLTSSTPTAARARASAGGGA from the coding sequence ATGCCGGAGAGCGGTACCAGGCCAGCGAATCGGTACGTCCTGATTTCGCCGTGCAGAAACGAGGCGGCGTACGTCCGTCGCACGTTGGACAGCGTCGCGGCGCAGACGGTGAAGCCCGCGCTGTGGGTGGTCGTCGACGACGGCTCAACCGATGACACTCCTCGTATCCTCGCCGAGTACCAAGAACGGCTTCCGTATCTCCGGGTGGTCCGGCGCGAGAACCGCGGCCACCGGGCCGTGGGCCCCGGGGTCATCGAGGCCTTCTACGCGGGCCTCGAGACGGTCGACCTCGACTCCTTCGACTTCCTCTGCAAGCTCGACGTCGACCTGGTGCTCCCGGAGCGCTACTTCGAGATCCTCCTCTCCCGCATGGAGGCCGAGCCGCGGCTGGGGACTTGCTCGGGCAAGCCGTGGTTCGATCACCCCGTCACCGGCAAGCGGCTCCCGGAGGCCTGCGGGGACGAGATGTCGGCGGGCTTCTCCAAGTTCTACCGGGTCTCCTGCTTCCGCGAGATCGGCGGTTTCGTCCGGCAGGTGATGTGGGACGGCATCGACTGCCACCGCGCCCGGATGCTCGGGTGGATCGCGCGGGCCTACAACGACGAGGAGGTCCGCGTCCTCCACCTCCGCCCGATGGGATCGAGCGGCCACGGGATCCTCGAGGGGCGCGTACGCCACGGCTTCGGCCAGTACTTCATGGGGAGCTCGCCGCTCTTCGTGACCGCAAGCGCGGTGTCCAGGCTGGCGATGCACCCCCGGCTCACGGGGAGCGTCGCGATGCTCTGGGGCTATTACTCGAGCGCCGCAAAGGGGCTCCCGCGCTACGACGATCCGGAGTTCCGCAAGTTCCTCCGCTCGTACCAGCGCCTCTCGCTGGCCATCGGAAAGCGCCGCGCGATCGCCAAGCTGAACCGGGAGCGGGCCGGGATCTGGGAGGCCCGGCACACGCTCACGTCTTCGACGCCGACCGCGGCTCGTGCCCGGGCGTCGGCGGGAGGTGGGGCATGA